The Xylanivirga thermophila genome includes the window ACATAGAAGATGTCATCCTTTCGTTAGTTGTTTATTATAGTGAATAATATATTAACAGGATGTCATCTTCTTTTCAATTCTTATGGTAATTTATTACTCTAATTCCCTACGGTAACTTTACACTAACAGATTTTTTACGACTTTATGTACAATATAGCAACTGGATATCCAACTTTGTACAAAATATAGTTATTGGAATCTAGTTAAAAAAGGACTATAAACCTTTTCATAACCTTTAGTTACAGGTTATTAATTTTTATCCTAATTGTCTCTCTACTCGGATTCAAATATAGAAGCGTAGTGTGAATATTACTATGCCCTGCTAAATAGGCAACCTCATGAACTGATAGCCCGCCCTCCAAAGCAATTGTGCAGAAATAATGTCTTAATACATGAGGAGTGACCTTGTCGCTATACTTATTGAAAATCTTATTAACTGTTGACCTATGAATTACCTTACCATTACTATTCGCAAATAAATATGGACTATCACTTTCTCTCACTCTTAGATACTCTCTTATACTATTAATAATCTTATCATTTAGATAAACAACTCTGTCTTTATCTCCTTTACCCCTAACCTTTAACTCTCCAACTGTTAAATTGAAATCTGTTAATTGAATATTAAGTGCTTCACTAATTCGCAAACCTGCATACGCTAACAATGTCGCCAAGCAATAAATATCTCGATGTCCATCTTGTAATAGTTGCTGTCTAAAAGCATCAACTTCTTGCAATCTAAGGCAATGGCTGAATAAAAGAGGGAGTCCTGTTGCTGTCTAAAAGCATCAACTTCTTGCTTAGTAAGATCGGAAGGATTAGCGTATTTCTGCTGGATCTTAATATTATCATTTTTTGAAACTACTTGGTCCTGTTGTATTCCATTCGCAACCAAAAATTCATTATACTTTATTAATGCACTAATCTTACAATTTATTGTTCTCCCATTATCTTTCTTTATATTACGAAGATAACTTATATAATCTAAGATGTTTTCACGGTATAGCACCGAACATTCTCTGCCAAATGACTCCCAAAACCATTTGTAGTAACCTTTTATGTGCAAATAATAACTATTGATAGTATTTTTGCTCTTTCCTTTCAACGCTAAATACTCTCTAAATTCCTCTAACAAAATTTCACCTCCATAAATTATGTTGCCAATCATATTTCTAAGTTCCCGTAAATTATGTTGAATTTATATATTGATGTTACCGCTTTTAGCAGTAAAAGTCAGGACCTTCGGCAGCATAATTTATATTATGTTGAAAAAAATTTTAACCGAATCTCTTTATAGATTGAGTATTACAAACACTTTCTTATAACTTCTAGGCTTGTTGATATCTATTTATTACATAGAACTATAATGTTTTTCATCCTTTTATTTTACATCTCCAGCAAAAATAAAAAGCCAAGGGCAATTTCGCCTTTGACTTTAACATTGCATAAACTATATTCAACTCCATTTATATATGTTACTCAACGCCCAATGCTTTGTATACTGCATCTTCAGGGCTTTGGTAAAAGGATATCTGAAATTTAGAAAATAACTCTGGAGGAACTGTGTTAATGTCTGCAGCGGAAGCCATAGGTAGGAGTACCTTTTTCGCCCCTGCATCAAAGCAAACTTGCAGGGTGGATGCCAGTTCCTCCACTTTATTAATGGTTCCCCCTATACTCATTGACCCTAATACCACCAACTGACTTAATACAGGTTTTTTTAATGCTCCAGAACAAAGGGCAATAAAGGCTGCTAAAGTCAATTGAGAAGTCATACCAATTCCCTGCAAATCTTGAACATGCATCAAAAAATCATTATTGCTTAAGGAAATTGTTCCACTAATATTCTTTTTGTTTGCTTTAAAATAGTTAAAGGCTGTATTTAAATTCTCTTTTGCTTCCCTGCTAGTCCCCAATCCTGTCCTTTCAAATTTTCCTGTTCCAGAGACAACCTCTGTTTCTATTTTATATACTCCGATCATCCCTGAATCACCATGGGCAACTGTATATACATGCCCTGGTCTTCCCTTTCCTTCAGGTATCAGTTTGTCGCCACCTTGTTCCGGAACCGATACGAATTCTTCCTCAAAAGTTTCATTATCTATGTAGGAAAAATGAACATCATAAAATTCCATACCGCCAATTTTCTTTAATTGTTCTTTTACTCGTCTTCTTCCAACTAAGGCATACCTTAGGATTTCTTCTAAATCTTCTTTATTAAACTCCCCATGAGGATAAATTAGTTTGACCAATCCCGATACAGTCTTCCTTACCGCTATAACATCTCTTTGGTTAAGATTGTTACCAAGTCTAAAGTATTTATCTATACTATCGCCATAGGATCTTTTTCTCATTTCCCTAAAAAACTCTGCAATATAGTCAGTAATAAAGCCATATTCATTAGTAAAAAACTCTGGCCTATATTTAGGTATTTCCCAACCTGGAATATAATAGTGCATTCTATCAAAAAAAGCAGAGTCGTATGCCATTGCCTCTGGAAATGGTTCAAATAAATGGGATGTTTTTAAAAGAACGTCCACAGATTGATTGATGTTACCAACAAAAACCATAGAAGCAGAAGCATTTTTTAATTCTTTTCCTCTGGCAAATGAGCCTGAAGCCATATAATCCTTCATAATCTGAATACCATCTTTATCTTTAAAGGTAATTCCAGCCACTTCATCAAAGGCTACTACATCCCATAAGCCGACTAATCCGATTTTTCTGGTGCTCATATTGTAAAATAAATTGGCTACAGTAGTTTGTCCCCCTGATATTAAAATAGAGTTGGAGGATATTTCCTTATATATATGAGATTTACCTGTCCCTCTTGGCCCCAATTCACAGAGATTATAGTTGTTCTCAACAAGAGGAATCATTCGGGCAAGAAGGTGCCACTTAACTTTTTCCTCTAATTGAGTAGGTTCCATGCCCACGGATCTTAAAAGGATATCAATCCATTCATCCTTGGTAAAATATTTTCTTCCACTCAATATCTCATCCATATCCAAGTTTGGAATTTGAATGGGTTTCAAACTATTTATAATAAATGGATTTGCATTCCTTAACTCTTCGTCATAATAGTATTGAATTTTAAGAATGCACCATATACCGCCAGCAAGAAGTTTCTCAAATTCTTTCACATAATTCGCTTCTACTTCTACGCCCTTTAACCCTAAATTAGAAAACTCTGCCTCATAAACGTCTCTCTTTTCATTGAGCCTTACGGTCAACTTATCAATGACTGTATACTGACCTAATTCTCGAATTTTGGATTTAATCTTTTCCGCTTCATCTGGCCTAACATAATTTTCTGCAAGTATTGCTTTTACTCTATTAACTCCTTCATTTATGGAATCTTCATCATCAGTAGCACAATACATGCCAAGTAAATATTCAAGGACATATATGGGGACATTTGCCCCTTCTTTTATTTTTTGAGTTAGATCCTTACGGACAACCCTGCCCGGAAAGTATTGATTCAATTTTTTATTTAAATCTCTATTCTCCCTGTCCACTGCCTTTTCACCACCTTTGCAATTTTATAAACCAAAGTCATCTGTAAATAGCAAATCTATCGTAAAAGGTATTCGCTCATATATTTTTTCTACTGTTTCATCTTCATCTTCTAAAATTAAATAATATTCCTTGTTCTTGTCATAAGCCATATCCCTTAATGTAAACTTCTCTCTATAAGTGCGGTTTTCAGGGTTTTTCGACCTACTATCAGCAATTATAATGTTTTCATTAGAGATACGGTTACCTTCTTTATCTACAAAATAAAGTTTTAGTTTTAATGGCACTTTCTTTTCGTCTACCACTTCTGTTTGGAAAAACTCCAAATAGGTGATTCTATTTGTAATCTTCCTTGAAATATTGGTTAACTTCACTTCGACCTTAGTAGCTTTATACTCATCTTTACGGATATTCTTAAATCTTATTACAGGAACAATTATCTCCTGCAAAGATGCTCCACCATGGACATAATTGGCTCCTGCCCCTTGAACCTTGTATCTAATCATACCTTTTGGAACAATGGCTTTTAATTTTGTCTCCTGTCCAAAAAGATATTTCATAGAAATAGGTAATGTATCTGAAATATCTTCATCAATTTCTGCAAGCATATATCTCCTGCCGGCATCTATGGTCTCAGCATTAAATCTGCTAATCTTGTCTACTTCTGTTAATTGGGAACGCCTGTATATGAAACCATGATCTGCAGTAATTATTATGTTTGTAGCACTTACATGATTTATTAGGTTTTTGATTAGCGATACTAAATCTTCAAAAGCCTTTTCTACGGCATCAAAAACCTCTCTTTCCGTCTGAGGCACTTCCCCAACGGCATCTATTGTGTCATGGTATATATAAATTAGTTTTTTCCCTTCAAAGGCTTCCTTGTAATCTGCCCTACGCATATCTACCATGTCACTAAATGATATTGCCTGAGTATTATCACTATAATTGGCGATTATTTTTCCTCTATTTGCTGTTCCCTGGGTACTGATACTGTCAATACTAATATCCGATTTATCATTTACTACCAATTCCTTTCTTGGTAGTAAACTTGCCATACCATATTTTGTAGTTGAAGGGATAACTCCTTGCATAAAACCAATCTCTGCCATACCCCTCACATCTTTATTAATTAGATTAAGGAGTTCTTTTGCTGCTTCATATCTTAAAGCATCGGAAATGATTACAAATACTCTTTCGTTATTCCTTGTAAATGGAGAAACAATGTCTTTGTAAAAATCCCTTTGTTGTTTAATACCTACCAAAGAGTATTCTTCTAACATTTCCTCCTGAACCGCTGCGGACCATTTTATTGAGAGTTCATTCAGATACCAATGGGTATAGGTGTTTTCAATTCTATCTGCAAGTTTTTCAAAAGGATCTTTGTCATAAACTTTATCGTAATGAAGATAAAACTTCCTGTAGAAATAGTCCATTAAATAATATTCTTTAGTATAAGCAGTAATCAAATCATGGGCAGTTTCAGCCTTAATAACTCCACCAATTCTCTTTTCCATTTCAAGGAGTTCATTAGCAAAGTATAAGGCTTCATATTCATTTCTATAGGTTTCAAACCAATGGCTTGTCCTTCTTTTATTGATTAATTTACGGTATCTATCGAATTCTCCGACACCTTCTACTAAGTTCCCAATTATCCTATCCAGTATTGCTTCATCAAAAGCCCTCAATGTATCACATTCAATATATTTATCTATATCCCATTTATCTAAATAACCTTTTACATTTAATGTTTCCTGGGCTTTATCTGCCAGTAAATCGTAGTATTTACCATCAGCGGAATGATTCATGAAGTTGCTTATAAATACTATGGCATCTGACCTTTTAGGAGATACATACTCTACCCATGTAGTTGGCATATCCTCTTCGAGAGTATAGGATAAATGAGTAACAAGAAGCATAATCGTTAATTTTTCTAATGATCTCTCTTCGAAACTATAGCCATACCTTTTCTCAACTAAATCCCAAAAGGCATCTATATTACCAAAGTTCTCAATAGCCTCTAGATATTTGTTCTCTCCTTCTAATTCTTCAATCAGAATCTTTTTTACAACTTGTTCAAAATCTGCTACAGATAATCTGCACAGAGTAGATAGAACTGCTATATCTACCTTTTCCTTAGTAAATTTATCTATATGGTAGGAGGCAAACTTTCTATATCTTTCTTTATTCCCAAAGAATTTTAGATATCCCTTGAAAACATTTCTTAATGAAGGATCCCCCACCTTGAAATCCCTCATGATTAAAGTAGCCTTGTCAGTTGAAAACTCCTCACTATATTTCAGAATATCCAACAGCCAATTATCCCGTGGCATTGGTTTAGATGAAGGAGAGTATAGGAGATAATTAGATTCAGTATCTTCTTTTTCAAGAAGATACTTTATATGGAAGGAATTATTATCAGCAAGTTTAATAATCTTGGCATTATCCAATTTAAGTTCTTCAATATCTTCAGCAAATTCTCCCTCATCATCATACCAAAAAACAATATTTCTCTTTTTCCCATCCATAGGTTCTTTATTAAAGATTTCCTCTAACCTCTTTTTCACTTCCAATAAATTCATATGGTCACCTACTTTATATCTTCGCTAATAAATCTGCTTTCAGCGGCTTTCTGCCTTTCCCTTGAGGTATCTCCACCCCTTGGAATTTAGCATAATTAACTTTAACACCATCATCTAAATCAATCTCAATCCTTTGATTAGCCACATGGGCTATGGCCTCATCATAAAGCCTGCATTCCTCAATTTGCTTTAAAATTGTCTCTTTCTTTTTCCTAGCAGCAGCCTTTTCCCTTTGAGAAATATCCGAATCTATTAAAATATCAAGATGGTTTATTTCTGCTTCATATTTCTTCTGTAAACTATGCAAATAATCGGTCCTTACCCTTGCAACGGTAGAAGGATCATAACGGTGCATGTAAATAAGGGCTTTAAACCCATCCTGCCTTCCACTATCAAAGAGCCAGTAAATAGGTCGCTTTTTATATGTTCTTACATGGTCTTTATAGAAGTCCTTTAGAAAGTATCTTCTAATAGCCTGCCTTGAGGTTTCATTGGCTTTCTTACCTAAAGTTTCAGCAATATATTCTAGATTTTCCTCCAATGTTTCTTCGCCAAAAGATACCTTTATAAACTCTACAAATCGTTGAAGGATATCATCTTCAAAATAATCTCCATCAGCAATAGGAATAACATTATGTTCTACTATTTTTATTGAAGACTTTTTCCAACCTTCTTTAGTCTTAATCTCCCATTGTCCATTACGTATCCTAAACTTATCATCAAAATCTCCACCAGCATATATTAGACCTTCTTCATCTAAAGAGTAGCGTCCAAACATACAGCCAACAGCATAAGAGATAAAGGATTTAATATCTCTTTCTCTATCCGCTTTGCTTATGGTTATATCCTCATCTGCTACTTCAGGAGTAAGTTCGTCTTGTAGTCCATAGATTTCAATGAAAATACGATTTAGTTCCTCCTCATTAGCCTTAAGTTGGTTAAATTGATTTTCAGCAAAATTAGACCAGTTGGTAAATGCTGCCTCTATTGTATCCGCTTCTTTTTTATGGGTTAATAGGGGATGTTTTTGGAATCCCCAGGAAATCTCAAAAGAATCCCAGTCTTTCTTTGCAATATCTATACTTTTTTTCACAATGTCTATAATGGGTTTACTGTCAATAAATAAAACAGGGAAATTGTTAAAATCACCTACTTGCAAATTTATAGTTGGATTCAATATTTTAAAAACATAATTGGCAATTTTTGTGCTCATCAAACCTAATATATACATTAATTTATCACGATTGTTTGAAAAAGCGGACATTCCTGCAACATCATGAATACTTCCTGTTTCTCTATAGCGAATACTAAAACCACCACTTGTTATAAGCGACCAAGTAATAGCCTCTCTAAAATAATACTGTGGATTCCTCACAACAGAACGTTGTTTGCCCCACCTATCTTTAAAGTTTCTTATTTCAAATCCATCATTTTCCCAATTCACTACATAGTCATAGTTCCCATACCATTGTCTTCTAGGGCCCCCTTTGTTATAAGGAAACCACTTTGCCTTCGAATTTAATGAGTCTTCTATAGATTTACATTGAAAGTTGATCTTGTTATAATTTACTTCATGCCATAATCTTAAGAATCTGTTATTATCTGCAGTGGCTAAGCCTTGTTTAGGTTCAACAATAGAATTCATAGGCTTGCCTTTTTCAAATGCTTCGATTAAGTTAGGATTTGCCCAATAAGCAATCGGTTTTCCTGGAATATTTATAAAACTATCAGACTTTACTGTAAACCTATAGTTTACTTCCCTATTAGCAGCGGCCTCCAAAGTTTTTAACGGTTGTTTATCAGCACCTTTAAAATCCGATAAACTGACATATTCACCACTTTCACCTGTATGAATATTTCTTAATGTAAATGTACATACAGGAACAGTAGCCTCAGTAAATCCAGAGTATTCTAATTGAACTAAACTAGTTATAGATTTTTCATTTATCATTTTTTCTCTCAGTTCCTCATAGGAAGTAATAAACATCCATACAAATGGAGTCATAAAACCTAAATGACCATTAAATTTTGCATAGTTATAATTACGTTCGATAAAAACTGAAAACAAGTCCACTCTTACTTTATAAAAATTATCATCTATATATTCTCTTAACTTAGTATTAATATACTTTCTGCCCATATACGGCGGATTAGTACAAACCACATCGTATTTTTGGCTCATTATTTTAGCCTGTTTAATCAGTGGTGGGATCTTTTCCAATATTACCTCTCTATATTGCAGTTCAAATAGATCCTCTGGAACATCATTCCTTATCTCTTCAATCCTTTTTTCTATAGTATCAAAATCTATTTTTTTCACTTCCAGGATTGAGCCATATTCTTTTGCGTCATGGAAGACTTCAATTAGGTATTCAACATCTTCCCTGTGAAAATGCTTTTCTAGTTCAGTCTCTTTTGGATTAACTAAATATTCGATAGCCTCTTTAGGAATATCATTGCTTTCCTGAATAGAGCACAAGTTCATCTTCGGTTTATTCCTAAATATCCTCCTATTCTTACTTCTTGCCTTCATTAAAAGGGCAAAAGTGGCTAATTGGCCTGCACGATCGTCTATATCAAGTCCATAAAGGTTTTTTTCTAATATCAAAGTAGGTATTTCTCTTTCCGAATAACCTGCAGATAGGTATATGTCATATAGAACATCAAAAGCGTAAACTAAAATATGGCCACTACCCATAGCAGGGTCCAGTACTTTAATATCTTCTGGATTTAAGTTGGGGTCTTTGAGTGCATCTAATTGTTTTTGAACTTCGGGGTCTTGTTGGGCTTCTTCCAAATAATATTTCCACTGAGCCTTTAATTCTTCATTTGGATGGGATTCCAGCCATAGCCTACCTAAAGAATTCTCTACCATATACTTTACTATCCATTTAGGTGTAAAAAGTTGGGTAGCAGCAGGAATATCCTCTTTAGATATCATATTTTTATTCATACCAACAACTTCATCTTTCTTTTCAGAAATATAATACTGATATAGCCAACCAATAATTTCTATACCGTGTTCTCCCTTTTCTGGTTCCCGCTTCTGTTCTTCCTCATTCAGTTCTATTTTCCAATCATATTCCTCTATTTCTTCCACTAAATCTCTAATTACAGAACCTTCAGCAAGAAGTTTGTCAGGAAGGAGTAATTCTGTATAATCAGCGATTTCCTCAAAAACAGAGGGCATAATTTGGCCTAATTGATTACATTGCTTAACTAACAAATATCTATATAAATCCTCTGTATCGTTACTGTCTTGAAGTCTATACACTATTTCACGATCAATGTCTAAATTTATGTTTAGGGCTTCTTGAATAATATCTGGCTCAGTTTTACCATCTTCTATTGAAGATAATACTCTGACTCCTGTGGGAAGATAGTTGTTTACTTCCATAAATCGCAGTGCAATAAAACGGTTAAACCATGTGTAGGCAACCTCTTCTATAACTTGGTCAAAACCACTATGTTTAATTTTTTGAATTAATTTTTCACGCTGCTTTAATTCATATTTCTTAAAGGTTTTCCCGTTTTCTCTACCCTTTACTCTAAAACCACCCTCAAAGGTTTCGATATCTAAGATTTTATCTTTTGTTATCCCTATCTCATAGGCCTTATGGGTTATATCTTCTATTAGTTTACGCCTTGCTTTTACCGCAAAGTTTCTAATGGCCGTTTTATCCACTCTATCCCCTCCTCAACTTAAATTAATTTCAATATGGTATTTTCCTTTAGTTCCGTTTTTAATTGCTTTCTTAAATAATCAAGAAGTTCTTCTATATCTTCTTCACTTTCAATGGTTTTGGCACCATGGAATATATTTGCAATGCTTATATTGACAGTTTTTTTAGGTGTATAAACTCCATTGCCTTCCTCAGTGGTAACTGGTTGTTTTTCAATGTCCCTTTCTTTGCTCTTTTCCAAGGCAGTTTTTTTTATTTCCTCAAAACATCTCATTTTCAGCCTATCTGACTCTTCCTTCATGGCGATGGCTTCATAGAAATTGTGGGATGAATCTAATCTGACCAAAAGATCCCTAAACTTATTGTTAAACGCACCTGCCAATTCATCCTTAAAATCATATAATTCAAGTTCATCCTTAACCTTGTTCCAATCACTTTCTATCACAGCCCTTACAGGTTTGCACTCTTCTTCTAACAACATAACAAATTTGTCAACAAAGTCATTTATTAGGCTAGGCAGTTTTGAAATCTGATTATATGGTTTTGGTGATTTAACTATTGTTTCTATTTCCTTAACGATATTTATAGTCTCCGGATCTAAAACATAGGTTTTGTTCTTTTCATATATATTGAGTTGTTTAAGGGCTTTATCAAACTGCTCTTTTTGGTTTTTAAAGAATTTTTTAACGTCAAAAACTTCTTCCTCATAGTCCATTAATTCTTCTTTTACTTCATATAGTTTTTCAAAGAAGGCTGTAGCATCACTAATCTGCAAAATGTCCTCGAAAAGACTCTTGCCTCTTTCTAACACATCTTTGCCGGGATAGTTTCTCTCTTCATAACGGACTAATAGTTCTCTTATATTTGATAATTCATAGTTAGATAACTCCTTGAAACGAATCATTAATCCATCTTCATCCCCTGGTACTGATGCATAATTGAAAACTTCTCTAATTAACATTCTGGCGTTATTCAAATACTTTTCAGGAGTTTTAGTTCTTTTCTTTATTAGCAATCTATCTATATAATCTTTTTTCGTCATATATTGGATTAGGTTTTTATCCGAAGTATTAAGATATTCGCTGCCTAATTGTATCTTTATTTCCTGTGCTTTAAATAATCTAATCACAAGCCCTCTGATATCATCTGGTAACCAGCCATAAGGAGGTTTATCGTATAGTTCCAATAGAGTTTTCATAGTTATGGGAATATGCCGTTGGGTGTTTCTTTCGATATAGTGGAGCATCTCATCTAAGGCTAGTTTGTTTGGGATTTCTTCCCCAAATATATTTATCTGGGTATTTTCATCAAACAGCAGGTCATGAAGTTCTTTGGTACTTTCAATAAAGTCAGTAATATAGTTTAACTTGTCATATATGTTTTCAATAAGTACTTTCAACCCACTGTTTATTCTTTCAACAGGATTTTTTGATTTTATATCAATTTTTTGCATGTTTACGTAGAAGTCTGCTTCTTGCAATGCTTCCTTTAGTAAGGATACAACCCTGTCCTTTCTCTCAGCAACTTCTCTTGATTTTCGTATCTTTATTTCCTCAATTTCTTCCGATTGTATAGTCCCTGCTTTCCTTGTAAGGTAGGTCTGTATCTTTAATATATTCTCCATCTCTTCAAGGAAACTAGAATCTTGAGGTAGTTTAATTATTAGATTGTTTTCTCTGGCTGACATCATTCTTAGTTCATGGTCAGTTAGTTCAACACCAGTATCATAATAAGGAGTAATTATTTTGACTCCGATATCGTGTCTTTGGGTTGACATATACCTATCGTCTATGATTTTGTTAAAATCAAAATGGTATCTTGTGTTATAACGATACCTATTCTCACTGTAAATTCCTTTAAATATTTCCTCTCCAACCTTTAATATAATCTCACCAATATCAACTGAAATATTTTGGATCTCTTTATTTACATCTTGTTCCTCATGAGTTAGAAAAATATATTCATTACCATTTTTCTGAACCAGTGTTTCTCTGACAAGCCTGTCCAAAGAACCTTCTATCTTTTTCTTTAATTCGATTTTATCTTCGTCAATATGTGAAACCATTAATGTTGCAATGTTTTCCAAGTTTTTAGGCATTTCTTTTACCCATTTTATTAAGAATAGGACCTTTAGTACTTCCACATCCATATCATTAAGCCTATCGTTATCTTCCGCATGAATAAAAACTGTCTTGATATTATGATCCAAGAAAGTCTCTATAGTTTCGTAGAATGCGGAAAAAGGCACTAATGCCCCCACTTCTTTATCCATATATTTGATAGCAGCCTCTTGAAATGCAGATAAAAGAGACCTCTCTCCCTCTGAAAGATGTTTTCCACTAGCACCATGCTGTCTAATTGCTGTAAAAACAGACTGCAGTAATCTAAATTGATAAGGTATAAAAGGGTATACATCTACAAAGTCTTCTGCTGTTTTAAACATTTTCATTTCCGGCGTATCAGTGGAAAAGGTAATAAGATTTTTTATAATTGCTTCCTTGTCTGCATAGTAAAGTTTTAAAGTCTCCTTAGCAGTTTCGTTTTTATAAAGGATTCTCCTTTTAATTACTTCATCCACGTTGGCACTGGATAAACTAAGCCTTGTATTAAATCTACCTTGGATTTTAGAAAAGTCATTACCCCTTACCTTCGTAACAGTATCTATATCTTGCTGTGAGGTTACAATAACCCACGCTTTACCCCCACAATAAGTTCCTAAATCTTCAACAACTGTCTGCAGGTTAAGCATTAAACCTACATCATCCCCTATGTATTGACCCATCTCATCCACCAAAAAGATGACATGGTGCTCTCTGTCCTTGGACTCAATATATTCTTTTACTTTGTTAGCGAACTTTTCAACACTTAAAGAGTAGTTATCTTCAGCCTTGTTGTACCAATTTCGGGCTGCTTCTATACTCATTTTAGTTGTATCTGCTAAAGCCTTTACTATATTATCTTCTTCAAAATAAAAATCTTCTCTTGCTTCAATCCATGATTCCCCTGATAATTCCTCAAATCTTGACTTAAAGGCTTCATAAGAACCTTCTTTAACCATTTGTGCTTCAAGATCTGCAAGCCATGGCAAAGATCCGCAGAAACCTTGCATTTCATTGAACACTTTATTGAATACATTAACTATTGATTCCTTATTAGTTCTAGAATCTGAATCGGCTTTTGAATCTATGTTAAATAAAATAACATCGGCACTTACATCCCCTGAGGCTTTGATATCTGCTAAAACGGAAGCATCCTCTATTTTATCGTCAAAATAGGATATAG containing:
- the pglX gene encoding BREX-1 system adenine-specific DNA-methyltransferase PglX, which translates into the protein MDKTAIRNFAVKARRKLIEDITHKAYEIGITKDKILDIETFEGGFRVKGRENGKTFKKYELKQREKLIQKIKHSGFDQVIEEVAYTWFNRFIALRFMEVNNYLPTGVRVLSSIEDGKTEPDIIQEALNINLDIDREIVYRLQDSNDTEDLYRYLLVKQCNQLGQIMPSVFEEIADYTELLLPDKLLAEGSVIRDLVEEIEEYDWKIELNEEEQKREPEKGEHGIEIIGWLYQYYISEKKDEVVGMNKNMISKEDIPAATQLFTPKWIVKYMVENSLGRLWLESHPNEELKAQWKYYLEEAQQDPEVQKQLDALKDPNLNPEDIKVLDPAMGSGHILVYAFDVLYDIYLSAGYSEREIPTLILEKNLYGLDIDDRAGQLATFALLMKARSKNRRIFRNKPKMNLCSIQESNDIPKEAIEYLVNPKETELEKHFHREDVEYLIEVFHDAKEYGSILEVKKIDFDTIEKRIEEIRNDVPEDLFELQYREVILEKIPPLIKQAKIMSQKYDVVCTNPPYMGRKYINTKLREYIDDNFYKVRVDLFSVFIERNYNYAKFNGHLGFMTPFVWMFITSYEELREKMINEKSITSLVQLEYSGFTEATVPVCTFTLRNIHTGESGEYVSLSDFKGADKQPLKTLEAAANREVNYRFTVKSDSFINIPGKPIAYWANPNLIEAFEKGKPMNSIVEPKQGLATADNNRFLRLWHEVNYNKINFQCKSIEDSLNSKAKWFPYNKGGPRRQWYGNYDYVVNWENDGFEIRNFKDRWGKQRSVVRNPQYYFREAITWSLITSGGFSIRYRETGSIHDVAGMSAFSNNRDKLMYILGLMSTKIANYVFKILNPTINLQVGDFNNFPVLFIDSKPIIDIVKKSIDIAKKDWDSFEISWGFQKHPLLTHKKEADTIEAAFTNWSNFAENQFNQLKANEEELNRIFIEIYGLQDELTPEVADEDITISKADRERDIKSFISYAVGCMFGRYSLDEEGLIYAGGDFDDKFRIRNGQWEIKTKEGWKKSSIKIVEHNVIPIADGDYFEDDILQRFVEFIKVSFGEETLEENLEYIAETLGKKANETSRQAIRRYFLKDFYKDHVRTYKKRPIYWLFDSGRQDGFKALIYMHRYDPSTVARVRTDYLHSLQKKYEAEINHLDILIDSDISQREKAAARKKKETILKQIEECRLYDEAIAHVANQRIEIDLDDGVKVNYAKFQGVEIPQGKGRKPLKADLLAKI
- the brxC gene encoding BREX system P-loop protein BrxC is translated as MKLKKMFYKEIDRDIKGVIKIGQDDDTNVHQELEEYVVTRELGRHFSTFFEAYREAINNYTDKMGVWISGFFGSGKSHFLKILSYLLENKEVKGKRAISYFDDKIEDASVLADIKASGDVSADVILFNIDSKADSDSRTNKESIVNVFNKVFNEMQGFCGSLPWLADLEAQMVKEGSYEAFKSRFEELSGESWIEAREDFYFEEDNIVKALADTTKMSIEAARNWYNKAEDNYSLSVEKFANKVKEYIESKDREHHVIFLVDEMGQYIGDDVGLMLNLQTVVEDLGTYCGGKAWVIVTSQQDIDTVTKVRGNDFSKIQGRFNTRLSLSSANVDEVIKRRILYKNETAKETLKLYYADKEAIIKNLITFSTDTPEMKMFKTAEDFVDVYPFIPYQFRLLQSVFTAIRQHGASGKHLSEGERSLLSAFQEAAIKYMDKEVGALVPFSAFYETIETFLDHNIKTVFIHAEDNDRLNDMDVEVLKVLFLIKWVKEMPKNLENIATLMVSHIDEDKIELKKKIEGSLDRLVRETLVQKNGNEYIFLTHEEQDVNKEIQNISVDIGEIILKVGEEIFKGIYSENRYRYNTRYHFDFNKIIDDRYMSTQRHDIGVKIITPYYDTGVELTDHELRMMSARENNLIIKLPQDSSFLEEMENILKIQTYLTRKAGTIQSEEIEEIKIRKSREVAERKDRVVSLLKEALQEADFYVNMQKIDIKSKNPVERINSGLKVLIENIYDKLNYITDFIESTKELHDLLFDENTQINIFGEEIPNKLALDEMLHYIERNTQRHIPITMKTLLELYDKPPYGWLPDDIRGLVIRLFKAQEIKIQLGSEYLNTSDKNLIQYMTKKDYIDRLLIKKRTKTPEKYLNNARMLIREVFNYASVPGDEDGLMIRFKELSNYELSNIRELLVRYEERNYPGKDVLERGKSLFEDILQISDATAFFEKLYEVKEELMDYEEEVFDVKKFFKNQKEQFDKALKQLNIYEKNKTYVLDPETINIVKEIETIVKSPKPYNQISKLPSLINDFVDKFVMLLEEECKPVRAVIESDWNKVKDELELYDFKDELAGAFNNKFRDLLVRLDSSHNFYEAIAMKEESDRLKMRCFEEIKKTALEKSKERDIEKQPVTTEEGNGVYTPKKTVNISIANIFHGAKTIESEEDIEELLDYLRKQLKTELKENTILKLI